A genomic window from Salvia splendens isolate huo1 chromosome 11, SspV2, whole genome shotgun sequence includes:
- the LOC121756025 gene encoding fructose-bisphosphate aldolase 6, cytosolic-like isoform X2: protein MTAHRGKYADELIANAAILGTPEKGILAIDNFAEFDPGFISLTLFGYYHYLSGVISNESLYMSNSPGESLVNLFKRNGVLTGITLDEGTIELAGTNGETTTKGLDGLAQRCQKYYAAGARFAKWRAVLKIGAYEPSQLAIQYNANGLALYAIICQENGLVPIIEPEILVDGFHDIIKCAEVTERVLAACYKSLNDYHVLLEGTLLKPNMVTPGSDAPKVTPEVVAEYTVCALQRTIPPAVPAVFFFSGGQNEKQATRTLDAMNKLKAKKPWTLSFFLYGRKTENNLISWDLVLRRLRDNSEATLGGSPGDSAVSASKSEVLLKASTSRTTSNELIANAASDQGDKASTSRTTRFADELAANAAIIGTPGKGIIAVDDYVESVDHDPCFLILYCATRGLQYLSGVIFSHASFCGSEIKGKHFVDVFNDAGVLAGIRLDRGTIRLAGTNGETTTKGLDDLAERCPKYYAAGGRFAEWRAVLKIGANEPSQLAIQDSANGLAIYAIICQENGLVPIIEPEILVDGFHDINKCAEVTERVLAACYKALNDYHVLLEGTLLRINMVTPGSYASKVTPEVVAEYTVRALQRTIPPAVPAVVFLSGEQSKEEATCTLKAMNKLKAKKPWTLSLSFGRALHQGIHEVFADSRNPILARDAFLTMMKANSEALGTDQGDNA, encoded by the exons ATGACTGCCCACCGCGGAAAGTACGCTG ATGAGCTTATTGCCAATGCTGCAATCTTGGGTACCCCTGAGAAGGGCATTCTTGCTATTGATAATTTTGCTGAATTCGACCCTGGCTTTATATCTCTCACCCTTTTTGGTTACTATCATTACCTGAGTGGTGTGATCTCTAATGAGTCTCTCTACATGAGCAACAGTCcag GCGAGAGTTTAGTTAATCTTTTTAAGCGTAATGGTGTTCTTACTGGTATCACCCTTGACGAGGGTACCATTGAGCTTGCTGGAACCAATGGTGAGACCACCACCAAAGGTCTTGATGGCCTAGCCCAACGTTGCCAAAAATACTATGCTGCTGGTGCTCGTTTCGCTAAGTGGAGAGCTGTGCTGAAGATTGGTGCGTACGAGCCATCACAGCTTGCTATCCAGTACAATGCCAACGGTCTGGCCCTCTATGCCATCATCTGCCAGGAGAATGGCTTGGTACCAATTATTGAGCCTGAGATCCTTGTTGATGGCTTCCACGACATCATCAAGTGTGCTGAGGTTACAGAACGCGTTCTTGCTGCTTGCTACAAGTCCCTCAACGACTACCACGTCCTGTTGGAGGGAACATTGTTGAAGCCCAACATGGTCACCCCTGGCTCTGATGCTCCCAAGGTCACCCCCGAGGTGGTTGCTGAGTACACTGTCTGTGCCTTGCAACGAACAATCCCCCCTGCCGTCCCAgctgttttctttttttctggTGGACAGAACGAGAAACAGGCCACCCGCACCCTTGATGCCATGAACAAGCTCAAGGCGAAGAAGCCATGGACCCTGTCTTTCTTCTTGTATGGCAGAAAGACGGAAAATAATTTGATTTCTTGGGATCTGGTGCTTAGAAGGTTGAGGGACAACTCAGAAGCCACACTCGGAGGCAGCCCGGGCGACAGCGCTGTGAGCGCAAGCAAGAGCGAGGTGCTTCTGAAAGCCTCCACGTCAAGGACTACAAGTA ATGAGCTTATTGCCAATGCTGCAAGCGACCAGGGCGACAAAGCCTCCACGTCAAGGACTACAA GATTTGCAGATGAGCTTGCAGCCAATGCTGCAATCATTGGTACCCCTGGGAAGGGTATTATTGCAGTTGATGATTATGTTGAATCAGTTGACCACGATCCTTGTTTCTTGATCCTTTACTGCGCCACTCGGGGCCTTCAATACCTGAGTGGTGTGATCTTTAGCCACGCGTCTTTCTGCGGATCAGAAATCAAAG GCAAGCATTTTGTTGATGTGTTTAACGACGCTGGCGTTCTTGCCGGTATCAGGCTTGATAGGGGTACTATTAGGCTTGCTGGAACCAATGGTGAGACCACCACCAAAGGTCTTGATGACCTAGCTGAACGTTGCCCAAAATACTATGCTGCTGGTGGTCGTTTTGCTGAGTGGAGAGCTGTGCTGAAGATTGGTGCCAACGAGCCATCACAGCTTGCTATCCAAGACAGTGCCAACGGTCTGGCCATCTATGCCATCATCTGCCAGGAGAATGGCTTGGTACCAATTATTGAGCCTGAGATCCTTGTTGATGGCTTCCACGACATCAACAAGTGTGCTGAGGTGACAGAACGCGTTCTTGCTGCTTGCTACAAGGCCCTCAACGACTACCACGTCCTGTTGGAGGGAACATTGTTGAGGATCAACATGGTCACCCCCGGCTCTTATGCTTCCAAGGTCACCCCCGAGGTGGTTGCTGAGTACACTGTCCGTGCCTTGCAACGAACAATCCCTCCTGCCGTCCCAGCTGTTGTTTTTTTATCTGGTGAACAGAGCAAGGAAGAGGCCACCTGCACCCTTAAAGCCATGAACAAGCTCAAGGCGAAGAAGCCATGGACCCTGTCTCTCTCATTTGGACGTGCTCTACACCAGGGAATCCATGAGGTTTTTGCCGACAGTCGGAATCCGATTTTAGCGAGGGATGCGTTCCTTACAATGATGAAGGCAAACTCAGAAGCGCTCGGAACAGACCAAGGCGACAATGCTTGA
- the LOC121756025 gene encoding fructose-bisphosphate aldolase 6, cytosolic-like isoform X7 → MTAHRGKYADELIANAAILGTPEKGILAIDNFAEFDPGFISLTLFGYYHYLSGVISNESLYMSNSPGESLVNLFKRNGVLTGITLDEGTIELAGTNGETTTKGLDGLAQRCQKYYAAGARFAKWRAVLKIGAYEPSQLAIQYNANGLALYAIICQENGLVPIIEPEILVDGFHDIIKCAEVTERVLAACYKSLNDYHVLLEGTLLKPNMVTPGSDAPKVTPEVVAEYTVCALQRTIPPAVPAVFFFSGGQNEKQATRTLDAMNKLKAKKPWTLSFFLYGRKTENNLISWDLVLRRLRDNSEATLGGSPGDSAVSASKSEVLLKASTSRTTSNELIANAASDQGDKASTSRTTNELAANAAIIGTPGKGIIAVDDYVESVDHDPCFLILYCATRGLQYLSGVIFSHASFCGSEIKGKHFVDVFNDAGVLAGIRLDRGTIRLAGTNGETTTKGLDDLAERCPKYYAAGGRFAEWRAVLKIGANEPSQLAIQDSANGLAIYAIICQENGLVPIIEPEILVDGFHDINKCAEVTERVLAACYKALNDYHVLLEGTLLRINMVTPGSYASKVTPEVVAEYTVRALQRTIPPAVPAVVFLSGEQSKEEATCTLKAMNKLKAKKPWTLSLSFGRALHQGIHEVFADSRNPILARDAFLTMMKANSEALGTDQGDNA, encoded by the exons ATGACTGCCCACCGCGGAAAGTACGCTG ATGAGCTTATTGCCAATGCTGCAATCTTGGGTACCCCTGAGAAGGGCATTCTTGCTATTGATAATTTTGCTGAATTCGACCCTGGCTTTATATCTCTCACCCTTTTTGGTTACTATCATTACCTGAGTGGTGTGATCTCTAATGAGTCTCTCTACATGAGCAACAGTCcag GCGAGAGTTTAGTTAATCTTTTTAAGCGTAATGGTGTTCTTACTGGTATCACCCTTGACGAGGGTACCATTGAGCTTGCTGGAACCAATGGTGAGACCACCACCAAAGGTCTTGATGGCCTAGCCCAACGTTGCCAAAAATACTATGCTGCTGGTGCTCGTTTCGCTAAGTGGAGAGCTGTGCTGAAGATTGGTGCGTACGAGCCATCACAGCTTGCTATCCAGTACAATGCCAACGGTCTGGCCCTCTATGCCATCATCTGCCAGGAGAATGGCTTGGTACCAATTATTGAGCCTGAGATCCTTGTTGATGGCTTCCACGACATCATCAAGTGTGCTGAGGTTACAGAACGCGTTCTTGCTGCTTGCTACAAGTCCCTCAACGACTACCACGTCCTGTTGGAGGGAACATTGTTGAAGCCCAACATGGTCACCCCTGGCTCTGATGCTCCCAAGGTCACCCCCGAGGTGGTTGCTGAGTACACTGTCTGTGCCTTGCAACGAACAATCCCCCCTGCCGTCCCAgctgttttctttttttctggTGGACAGAACGAGAAACAGGCCACCCGCACCCTTGATGCCATGAACAAGCTCAAGGCGAAGAAGCCATGGACCCTGTCTTTCTTCTTGTATGGCAGAAAGACGGAAAATAATTTGATTTCTTGGGATCTGGTGCTTAGAAGGTTGAGGGACAACTCAGAAGCCACACTCGGAGGCAGCCCGGGCGACAGCGCTGTGAGCGCAAGCAAGAGCGAGGTGCTTCTGAAAGCCTCCACGTCAAGGACTACAAGTA ATGAGCTTATTGCCAATGCTGCAAGCGACCAGGGCGACAAAGCCTCCACGTCAAGGACTACAA ATGAGCTTGCAGCCAATGCTGCAATCATTGGTACCCCTGGGAAGGGTATTATTGCAGTTGATGATTATGTTGAATCAGTTGACCACGATCCTTGTTTCTTGATCCTTTACTGCGCCACTCGGGGCCTTCAATACCTGAGTGGTGTGATCTTTAGCCACGCGTCTTTCTGCGGATCAGAAATCAAAG GCAAGCATTTTGTTGATGTGTTTAACGACGCTGGCGTTCTTGCCGGTATCAGGCTTGATAGGGGTACTATTAGGCTTGCTGGAACCAATGGTGAGACCACCACCAAAGGTCTTGATGACCTAGCTGAACGTTGCCCAAAATACTATGCTGCTGGTGGTCGTTTTGCTGAGTGGAGAGCTGTGCTGAAGATTGGTGCCAACGAGCCATCACAGCTTGCTATCCAAGACAGTGCCAACGGTCTGGCCATCTATGCCATCATCTGCCAGGAGAATGGCTTGGTACCAATTATTGAGCCTGAGATCCTTGTTGATGGCTTCCACGACATCAACAAGTGTGCTGAGGTGACAGAACGCGTTCTTGCTGCTTGCTACAAGGCCCTCAACGACTACCACGTCCTGTTGGAGGGAACATTGTTGAGGATCAACATGGTCACCCCCGGCTCTTATGCTTCCAAGGTCACCCCCGAGGTGGTTGCTGAGTACACTGTCCGTGCCTTGCAACGAACAATCCCTCCTGCCGTCCCAGCTGTTGTTTTTTTATCTGGTGAACAGAGCAAGGAAGAGGCCACCTGCACCCTTAAAGCCATGAACAAGCTCAAGGCGAAGAAGCCATGGACCCTGTCTCTCTCATTTGGACGTGCTCTACACCAGGGAATCCATGAGGTTTTTGCCGACAGTCGGAATCCGATTTTAGCGAGGGATGCGTTCCTTACAATGATGAAGGCAAACTCAGAAGCGCTCGGAACAGACCAAGGCGACAATGCTTGA
- the LOC121756025 gene encoding fructose-bisphosphate aldolase 6, cytosolic-like isoform X8, whose product MTAHRGKYADELIANAAILGTPEKGILAIDNFAEFDPGFISLTLFGYYHYLSGVISNESLYMSNSPGESLVNLFKRNGVLTGITLDEGTIELAGTNGETTTKGLDGLAQRCQKYYAAGARFAKWRAVLKIGAYEPSQLAIQYNANGLALYAIICQENGLVPIIEPEILVDGFHDIIKCAEVTERVLAACYKSLNDYHVLLEGTLLKPNMVTPGSDAPKVTPEVVAEYTVCALQRTIPPAVPAVFFFSGGQNEKQATRTLDAMNKLKAKKPWTLSFFLYGRKTENNLISWDLVLRRLRDNSEATLGGSPGDSAVSASKSEVLLKASTSRTTNELIANAASDQGDKASTSRTTNELAANAAIIGTPGKGIIAVDDYVESVDHDPCFLILYCATRGLQYLSGVIFSHASFCGSEIKGKHFVDVFNDAGVLAGIRLDRGTIRLAGTNGETTTKGLDDLAERCPKYYAAGGRFAEWRAVLKIGANEPSQLAIQDSANGLAIYAIICQENGLVPIIEPEILVDGFHDINKCAEVTERVLAACYKALNDYHVLLEGTLLRINMVTPGSYASKVTPEVVAEYTVRALQRTIPPAVPAVVFLSGEQSKEEATCTLKAMNKLKAKKPWTLSLSFGRALHQGIHEVFADSRNPILARDAFLTMMKANSEALGTDQGDNA is encoded by the exons ATGACTGCCCACCGCGGAAAGTACGCTG ATGAGCTTATTGCCAATGCTGCAATCTTGGGTACCCCTGAGAAGGGCATTCTTGCTATTGATAATTTTGCTGAATTCGACCCTGGCTTTATATCTCTCACCCTTTTTGGTTACTATCATTACCTGAGTGGTGTGATCTCTAATGAGTCTCTCTACATGAGCAACAGTCcag GCGAGAGTTTAGTTAATCTTTTTAAGCGTAATGGTGTTCTTACTGGTATCACCCTTGACGAGGGTACCATTGAGCTTGCTGGAACCAATGGTGAGACCACCACCAAAGGTCTTGATGGCCTAGCCCAACGTTGCCAAAAATACTATGCTGCTGGTGCTCGTTTCGCTAAGTGGAGAGCTGTGCTGAAGATTGGTGCGTACGAGCCATCACAGCTTGCTATCCAGTACAATGCCAACGGTCTGGCCCTCTATGCCATCATCTGCCAGGAGAATGGCTTGGTACCAATTATTGAGCCTGAGATCCTTGTTGATGGCTTCCACGACATCATCAAGTGTGCTGAGGTTACAGAACGCGTTCTTGCTGCTTGCTACAAGTCCCTCAACGACTACCACGTCCTGTTGGAGGGAACATTGTTGAAGCCCAACATGGTCACCCCTGGCTCTGATGCTCCCAAGGTCACCCCCGAGGTGGTTGCTGAGTACACTGTCTGTGCCTTGCAACGAACAATCCCCCCTGCCGTCCCAgctgttttctttttttctggTGGACAGAACGAGAAACAGGCCACCCGCACCCTTGATGCCATGAACAAGCTCAAGGCGAAGAAGCCATGGACCCTGTCTTTCTTCTTGTATGGCAGAAAGACGGAAAATAATTTGATTTCTTGGGATCTGGTGCTTAGAAGGTTGAGGGACAACTCAGAAGCCACACTCGGAGGCAGCCCGGGCGACAGCGCTGTGAGCGCAAGCAAGAGCGAGGTGCTTCTGAAAGCCTCCACGTCAAGGACTACAA ATGAGCTTATTGCCAATGCTGCAAGCGACCAGGGCGACAAAGCCTCCACGTCAAGGACTACAA ATGAGCTTGCAGCCAATGCTGCAATCATTGGTACCCCTGGGAAGGGTATTATTGCAGTTGATGATTATGTTGAATCAGTTGACCACGATCCTTGTTTCTTGATCCTTTACTGCGCCACTCGGGGCCTTCAATACCTGAGTGGTGTGATCTTTAGCCACGCGTCTTTCTGCGGATCAGAAATCAAAG GCAAGCATTTTGTTGATGTGTTTAACGACGCTGGCGTTCTTGCCGGTATCAGGCTTGATAGGGGTACTATTAGGCTTGCTGGAACCAATGGTGAGACCACCACCAAAGGTCTTGATGACCTAGCTGAACGTTGCCCAAAATACTATGCTGCTGGTGGTCGTTTTGCTGAGTGGAGAGCTGTGCTGAAGATTGGTGCCAACGAGCCATCACAGCTTGCTATCCAAGACAGTGCCAACGGTCTGGCCATCTATGCCATCATCTGCCAGGAGAATGGCTTGGTACCAATTATTGAGCCTGAGATCCTTGTTGATGGCTTCCACGACATCAACAAGTGTGCTGAGGTGACAGAACGCGTTCTTGCTGCTTGCTACAAGGCCCTCAACGACTACCACGTCCTGTTGGAGGGAACATTGTTGAGGATCAACATGGTCACCCCCGGCTCTTATGCTTCCAAGGTCACCCCCGAGGTGGTTGCTGAGTACACTGTCCGTGCCTTGCAACGAACAATCCCTCCTGCCGTCCCAGCTGTTGTTTTTTTATCTGGTGAACAGAGCAAGGAAGAGGCCACCTGCACCCTTAAAGCCATGAACAAGCTCAAGGCGAAGAAGCCATGGACCCTGTCTCTCTCATTTGGACGTGCTCTACACCAGGGAATCCATGAGGTTTTTGCCGACAGTCGGAATCCGATTTTAGCGAGGGATGCGTTCCTTACAATGATGAAGGCAAACTCAGAAGCGCTCGGAACAGACCAAGGCGACAATGCTTGA
- the LOC121756025 gene encoding fructose-bisphosphate aldolase, cytoplasmic isozyme-like isoform X5, whose translation MTAHRGKYADELIANAAILGTPEKGILAIDNFAEFDPGFISLTLFGYYHYLSGVISNESLYMSNSPGESLVNLFKRNGVLTGITLDEGTIELAGTNGETTTKGLDGLAQRCQKYYAAGARFAKWRAVLKIGAYEPSQLAIQYNANGLALYAIICQENGLVPIIEPEILVDGFHDIIKCAEVTERVLAACYKSLNDYHVLLEGTLLKPNMVTPGSDAPKVTPEVVAEYTVCALQRTIPPAVPAVFFFSGGQNEKQATRTLDAMNKLKAKKPWTLSFFLYGRKTENNLISWDLVLRRLRDNSEATLGGSPGDSAVSASKSEVLLKASTSRTTSNELIANAASDQGDKASTSRTTSNELAANAAIIGTPGKGIIAVDDYVESVDHDPCFLILYCATRGLQYLSGVIFSHASFCGSEIKGKHFVDVFNDAGVLAGIRLDRGTIRLAGTNGETTTKGLDDLAERCPKYYAAGGRFAEWRAVLKIGANEPSQLAIQDSANGLAIYAIICQENGLVPIIEPEILVDGFHDINKCAEVTERVLAACYKALNDYHVLLEGTLLRINMVTPGSYASKVTPEVVAEYTVRALQRTIPPAVPAVVFLSGEQSKEEATCTLKAMNKLKAKKPWTLSLSFGRALHQGIHEVFADSRNPILARDAFLTMMKANSEALGTDQGDNA comes from the exons ATGACTGCCCACCGCGGAAAGTACGCTG ATGAGCTTATTGCCAATGCTGCAATCTTGGGTACCCCTGAGAAGGGCATTCTTGCTATTGATAATTTTGCTGAATTCGACCCTGGCTTTATATCTCTCACCCTTTTTGGTTACTATCATTACCTGAGTGGTGTGATCTCTAATGAGTCTCTCTACATGAGCAACAGTCcag GCGAGAGTTTAGTTAATCTTTTTAAGCGTAATGGTGTTCTTACTGGTATCACCCTTGACGAGGGTACCATTGAGCTTGCTGGAACCAATGGTGAGACCACCACCAAAGGTCTTGATGGCCTAGCCCAACGTTGCCAAAAATACTATGCTGCTGGTGCTCGTTTCGCTAAGTGGAGAGCTGTGCTGAAGATTGGTGCGTACGAGCCATCACAGCTTGCTATCCAGTACAATGCCAACGGTCTGGCCCTCTATGCCATCATCTGCCAGGAGAATGGCTTGGTACCAATTATTGAGCCTGAGATCCTTGTTGATGGCTTCCACGACATCATCAAGTGTGCTGAGGTTACAGAACGCGTTCTTGCTGCTTGCTACAAGTCCCTCAACGACTACCACGTCCTGTTGGAGGGAACATTGTTGAAGCCCAACATGGTCACCCCTGGCTCTGATGCTCCCAAGGTCACCCCCGAGGTGGTTGCTGAGTACACTGTCTGTGCCTTGCAACGAACAATCCCCCCTGCCGTCCCAgctgttttctttttttctggTGGACAGAACGAGAAACAGGCCACCCGCACCCTTGATGCCATGAACAAGCTCAAGGCGAAGAAGCCATGGACCCTGTCTTTCTTCTTGTATGGCAGAAAGACGGAAAATAATTTGATTTCTTGGGATCTGGTGCTTAGAAGGTTGAGGGACAACTCAGAAGCCACACTCGGAGGCAGCCCGGGCGACAGCGCTGTGAGCGCAAGCAAGAGCGAGGTGCTTCTGAAAGCCTCCACGTCAAGGACTACAAGTA ATGAGCTTATTGCCAATGCTGCAAGCGACCAGGGCGACAAAGCCTCCACGTCAAGGACTACAAGTA ATGAGCTTGCAGCCAATGCTGCAATCATTGGTACCCCTGGGAAGGGTATTATTGCAGTTGATGATTATGTTGAATCAGTTGACCACGATCCTTGTTTCTTGATCCTTTACTGCGCCACTCGGGGCCTTCAATACCTGAGTGGTGTGATCTTTAGCCACGCGTCTTTCTGCGGATCAGAAATCAAAG GCAAGCATTTTGTTGATGTGTTTAACGACGCTGGCGTTCTTGCCGGTATCAGGCTTGATAGGGGTACTATTAGGCTTGCTGGAACCAATGGTGAGACCACCACCAAAGGTCTTGATGACCTAGCTGAACGTTGCCCAAAATACTATGCTGCTGGTGGTCGTTTTGCTGAGTGGAGAGCTGTGCTGAAGATTGGTGCCAACGAGCCATCACAGCTTGCTATCCAAGACAGTGCCAACGGTCTGGCCATCTATGCCATCATCTGCCAGGAGAATGGCTTGGTACCAATTATTGAGCCTGAGATCCTTGTTGATGGCTTCCACGACATCAACAAGTGTGCTGAGGTGACAGAACGCGTTCTTGCTGCTTGCTACAAGGCCCTCAACGACTACCACGTCCTGTTGGAGGGAACATTGTTGAGGATCAACATGGTCACCCCCGGCTCTTATGCTTCCAAGGTCACCCCCGAGGTGGTTGCTGAGTACACTGTCCGTGCCTTGCAACGAACAATCCCTCCTGCCGTCCCAGCTGTTGTTTTTTTATCTGGTGAACAGAGCAAGGAAGAGGCCACCTGCACCCTTAAAGCCATGAACAAGCTCAAGGCGAAGAAGCCATGGACCCTGTCTCTCTCATTTGGACGTGCTCTACACCAGGGAATCCATGAGGTTTTTGCCGACAGTCGGAATCCGATTTTAGCGAGGGATGCGTTCCTTACAATGATGAAGGCAAACTCAGAAGCGCTCGGAACAGACCAAGGCGACAATGCTTGA
- the LOC121756025 gene encoding fructose-bisphosphate aldolase, cytoplasmic isozyme-like isoform X1 has protein sequence MTAHRGKYADELIANAAILGTPEKGILAIDNFAEFDPGFISLTLFGYYHYLSGVISNESLYMSNSPGESLVNLFKRNGVLTGITLDEGTIELAGTNGETTTKGLDGLAQRCQKYYAAGARFAKWRAVLKIGAYEPSQLAIQYNANGLALYAIICQENGLVPIIEPEILVDGFHDIIKCAEVTERVLAACYKSLNDYHVLLEGTLLKPNMVTPGSDAPKVTPEVVAEYTVCALQRTIPPAVPAVFFFSGGQNEKQATRTLDAMNKLKAKKPWTLSFFLYGRKTENNLISWDLVLRRLRDNSEATLGGSPGDSAVSASKSEVLLKASTSRTTSNELIANAASDQGDKASTSRTTSRFADELAANAAIIGTPGKGIIAVDDYVESVDHDPCFLILYCATRGLQYLSGVIFSHASFCGSEIKGKHFVDVFNDAGVLAGIRLDRGTIRLAGTNGETTTKGLDDLAERCPKYYAAGGRFAEWRAVLKIGANEPSQLAIQDSANGLAIYAIICQENGLVPIIEPEILVDGFHDINKCAEVTERVLAACYKALNDYHVLLEGTLLRINMVTPGSYASKVTPEVVAEYTVRALQRTIPPAVPAVVFLSGEQSKEEATCTLKAMNKLKAKKPWTLSLSFGRALHQGIHEVFADSRNPILARDAFLTMMKANSEALGTDQGDNA, from the exons ATGACTGCCCACCGCGGAAAGTACGCTG ATGAGCTTATTGCCAATGCTGCAATCTTGGGTACCCCTGAGAAGGGCATTCTTGCTATTGATAATTTTGCTGAATTCGACCCTGGCTTTATATCTCTCACCCTTTTTGGTTACTATCATTACCTGAGTGGTGTGATCTCTAATGAGTCTCTCTACATGAGCAACAGTCcag GCGAGAGTTTAGTTAATCTTTTTAAGCGTAATGGTGTTCTTACTGGTATCACCCTTGACGAGGGTACCATTGAGCTTGCTGGAACCAATGGTGAGACCACCACCAAAGGTCTTGATGGCCTAGCCCAACGTTGCCAAAAATACTATGCTGCTGGTGCTCGTTTCGCTAAGTGGAGAGCTGTGCTGAAGATTGGTGCGTACGAGCCATCACAGCTTGCTATCCAGTACAATGCCAACGGTCTGGCCCTCTATGCCATCATCTGCCAGGAGAATGGCTTGGTACCAATTATTGAGCCTGAGATCCTTGTTGATGGCTTCCACGACATCATCAAGTGTGCTGAGGTTACAGAACGCGTTCTTGCTGCTTGCTACAAGTCCCTCAACGACTACCACGTCCTGTTGGAGGGAACATTGTTGAAGCCCAACATGGTCACCCCTGGCTCTGATGCTCCCAAGGTCACCCCCGAGGTGGTTGCTGAGTACACTGTCTGTGCCTTGCAACGAACAATCCCCCCTGCCGTCCCAgctgttttctttttttctggTGGACAGAACGAGAAACAGGCCACCCGCACCCTTGATGCCATGAACAAGCTCAAGGCGAAGAAGCCATGGACCCTGTCTTTCTTCTTGTATGGCAGAAAGACGGAAAATAATTTGATTTCTTGGGATCTGGTGCTTAGAAGGTTGAGGGACAACTCAGAAGCCACACTCGGAGGCAGCCCGGGCGACAGCGCTGTGAGCGCAAGCAAGAGCGAGGTGCTTCTGAAAGCCTCCACGTCAAGGACTACAAGTA ATGAGCTTATTGCCAATGCTGCAAGCGACCAGGGCGACAAAGCCTCCACGTCAAGGACTACAAGTA GATTTGCAGATGAGCTTGCAGCCAATGCTGCAATCATTGGTACCCCTGGGAAGGGTATTATTGCAGTTGATGATTATGTTGAATCAGTTGACCACGATCCTTGTTTCTTGATCCTTTACTGCGCCACTCGGGGCCTTCAATACCTGAGTGGTGTGATCTTTAGCCACGCGTCTTTCTGCGGATCAGAAATCAAAG GCAAGCATTTTGTTGATGTGTTTAACGACGCTGGCGTTCTTGCCGGTATCAGGCTTGATAGGGGTACTATTAGGCTTGCTGGAACCAATGGTGAGACCACCACCAAAGGTCTTGATGACCTAGCTGAACGTTGCCCAAAATACTATGCTGCTGGTGGTCGTTTTGCTGAGTGGAGAGCTGTGCTGAAGATTGGTGCCAACGAGCCATCACAGCTTGCTATCCAAGACAGTGCCAACGGTCTGGCCATCTATGCCATCATCTGCCAGGAGAATGGCTTGGTACCAATTATTGAGCCTGAGATCCTTGTTGATGGCTTCCACGACATCAACAAGTGTGCTGAGGTGACAGAACGCGTTCTTGCTGCTTGCTACAAGGCCCTCAACGACTACCACGTCCTGTTGGAGGGAACATTGTTGAGGATCAACATGGTCACCCCCGGCTCTTATGCTTCCAAGGTCACCCCCGAGGTGGTTGCTGAGTACACTGTCCGTGCCTTGCAACGAACAATCCCTCCTGCCGTCCCAGCTGTTGTTTTTTTATCTGGTGAACAGAGCAAGGAAGAGGCCACCTGCACCCTTAAAGCCATGAACAAGCTCAAGGCGAAGAAGCCATGGACCCTGTCTCTCTCATTTGGACGTGCTCTACACCAGGGAATCCATGAGGTTTTTGCCGACAGTCGGAATCCGATTTTAGCGAGGGATGCGTTCCTTACAATGATGAAGGCAAACTCAGAAGCGCTCGGAACAGACCAAGGCGACAATGCTTGA